From Glycine max cultivar Williams 82 chromosome 11, Glycine_max_v4.0, whole genome shotgun sequence, the proteins below share one genomic window:
- the CHS8 gene encoding chalcone synthase — MVSVAEIRQAQRAEGPATILAIGTANPPNCVDQSTYPDYYFRITNSEHMTELKEKFQRMCDKSMIKRRYMYLNEEILKENPNMCAYMAPSLDARQDMVVVEVPKLGKEAAVKAIKEWGQPKSKITHLIFCTTSGVDMPGADYQLTKQLGLRPYVKRYMMYQQGCFAGGTVLRLAKDLAENNKGARVLVVCSEITAVTFRGPSDTHLDSLVGQALFGDGAAAVIVGSDPIPQVEKPLYELVWTAQTIAPDSEGAIDGHLREVGLTFHLLKDVPGIVSKNIDKALFEAFNPLNISDYNSIFWIAHPGGPAILDQVEQKLGLKPEKMKATRDVLSEYGNMSSACVLFILDEMRRKSAENGLKTTGEGLEWGVLFGFGPGLTIETVVLRSVAI, encoded by the exons ATGGTGAGCGTAGCTGAGATCCGCCAGGCACAAAGGGCAGAAGGCCCAGCAACCATCCTTGCCATTGGAACTGCAAACCCACCAAACTGTGTTGATCAGAGCACCTATCCTGACTACTACTTCAGAATCACCAACAGTGAGCACATGACCGAGCTCAAAGAGAAATTCCAGCGCATGT GTGACAAGTCTATGATCAAGAGGAGATATATGTACCTAAACGAAGAGATCTTGAAAGAGAATCCAAACATGTGTGCTTACATGGCACCTTCTTTGGATGCTAGGCAAGACATGGTGGTGGTAGAGGTACCAAAGCTAGGGAAAGAGGCTGCAGTAAAGGCCATAAAGGAGTGGGGCCAGCCAAAGTCAAAGATTACCCACTTGATCTTCTGCACCACCAGTGGTGTTGACATGCCTGGTGCTGATTACCAACTGACCAAACAATTGGGCCTTCGCCCCTATGTGAAGAGGTATATGATGTACCAACAAGGTTGCTTTGCAGGTGGCACGGTTCTTCGTTTGGCCAAGGATTTGGCTGAGAACAACAAGGGTGCACGTGTGCTTGTTGTCTGTTCTGAGATCACTGCAGTCACATTCCGTGGACCAAGTGACACTCACCTTGATAGTCTTGTGGGCCAAGCATTGTTTGGAGATGGAGCTGCTGCTGTCATTGTTGGTTCTGACCCAATTCCACAAGTTGAGAAGCCTTTGTATGAGCTTGTTTGGACTGCACAAACAATTGCTCCAGACAGTGAAGGTGCTATTGATGGACACCTTCGTGAGGTTGGACTCACATTTCACCTCCTCAAGGATGTTCCCGGGATTGTCTCAAAGAACATTGACAAGGCACTTTTTGAGGCTTTCAACCCATTGAACATCTCTGATTACAACTCCATCTTTTGGATTGCACACCCCGGTGGGCCTGCTATTCTTGACCAAGTTGAGCAAAAGTTAGGTCTCAAACCTGAGAAGATGAAGGCCACTAGAGATGTGCTTAGTGAATATGGGAACATGTCAAGTGCTTGTGTTCTTTTCATCTTGGATGAGATGAGGAGGAAATCTGCTGAAAATGGACTTAAAACCACAGGTGAAGGACTTGAATGGGGTGTGTTGTTCGGTTTTGGACCTGGACTTACCATTGAAACTGTTGTTCTGCGCAGTGTGGCCATCTGA
- the LOC100776523 gene encoding uncharacterized protein LOC100776523 → MLHSLRFSLFMASKHRIAGTNIQSSPKRARTMATSSTAIEPALKEAFSRYTQCLNDLNDKRERVVKASRDVTMNSKKVIFQVHRMSKYNKVEILEKAEKDLAAVTDQYMSRLVKELQGTDFWKLRRAYSPGIQEYVEAATFYGFCKSGTLLKLDEINKTLLPLSDPSLDPLQINILDYILGVADLTGELMRLAIGRISDGELEFAEKICRFARDIYRELTLVVPHMDDSSDMKTKMDVMLQSVMKIENACFGVHVRGSEYIPLLGSNDPSSFLVGVPDIEL, encoded by the exons ATGTTGCACAGTTTAAGGTTTTCTCTATTCATGGCATCCAAACATCGAa TTGCAGGGACCAACATTCAGAGCTCCCCAAAGAGGGCAAGAACCATGGCCACGTCATCCACAGCCATTGAACCCGCATTGAAGGAGGCTTTTTCCAGATATACTCAGTGTCTCAATGACCTC AATGACAAACGTGAAAGAGTGGTCAAAGCAAGTCGTGATGTAACAATGAATAGTAAGAAAGTCATATTTCAAGTGCACAG GATGAGTAAATACAATAAAGTGGAAATACTTGAGAAAGCTGAAAAGGATTTAGCAGCTGTGACAGATCAGTACATGTCACGACTAGTCAAAGAATTGCAGGGAACTGATTTTTGGAAGCTAAGACGAGCATACTCACCTGGG ATACAGGAGTATGTTGAAGCTGCTACATTCTATGGTTTCTGTAAAAGTGGAACTCTTTTGAAGCTTGATGAGATAAACAAAACATTGCTACCACTTAGTGATCCATCTCTTGATCCTCTGCAGATAAATATCCTTGACTATATATTAggg GTTGCAGATTTGACTGGAGAGTTGATGCGTTTAGCAATAGGTAGGATATCAGATGGTGAACTTGAGTTTGCTGAGAAGATATGCAGATTTGCACGTGATATATACAGGGAGCTTACACTTGTAGTGCCACATATGGATGACAGTTCTGATATGAAAACAAAGATGGATGTAATGCTCCAAAGTGTCATGAAAATAGAGAATG CTTGCTTTGGTGTTCATGTGAGAGGGTCAGAGTATATTCCACTTCTTGGATCCAACGATCCAAGTTCTTTCTTAGTGGGAGTTCCAGATATTGAACTATGA
- the LOC100810899 gene encoding pentatricopeptide repeat-containing protein At1g52640, mitochondrial — protein MAFQSLFSKYKILPSFFCTLVQHKPSYHHFHSFPTPQVSGPLLPDLVNEISRLLSDHRYPHHDLELSLNPFSAQISTNLVDQVLKRCNNLGFSAHRFFLWAKSIPGFQHSVMSFHILVEILGSCKQFAILWDFLIEMRGSCHYEINSEIFWLIFRAYSQANLPDGAIRSFNRMDEFGIKPTINDFDKLLFILCKTKHVKQAQQFFDQAKNRFLLTAKTYSILISGWGDIGDSEKAHELFQAMLEQGCPVDLLAYNNLLQALCKGGCVDEAKTIFHDMLSKRVEPDAFTYSIFIHSYCDADDVQSALRVLDKMRRYNILPNVFTYNCIIKRLCKNEHVEEAYLLLDEMISRGVRPDTWSYNAIQAYHCDHCEVNRAIRLMFRMEKDNCLPDRHTYNMVLKLLIRIGRFDKVTKVWGNMGDKKFYPSVSTYSVMIHGFCKKKGKLEEACKYFEMMIDEGIPPYVTTVEMLRNQLLGLGFLDHIEILAAKMRQSTSYAIQELANIMIGNRTTHNTLRRDEMDIESD, from the coding sequence ATGGCTTTTCAGTCACTCTTTTCCAAGTATAAAATCTTACCCTCTTTCTTTTGCACTCTTGTCCAACACAAGCCCAGCTACCATCACTTCCACTCTTTCCCAACCCCACAAGTCTCAGGGCCATTATTACCTGACCTTGTGAATGAGATATCTCGTCTACTCAGTGATCACCGATACCCTCACCATGATCTAGAACTTTCTCTCAATCCATTTTCAGCACAAATATCTACAAATTTGGTTGACCAGGTGTTGAAGAGGTGCAATAATCTCGGCTTCTCAGCCCACAGGTTCTTTCTTTGGGCTAAATCAATTCCAGGTTTTCAGCACAGTGTTATGAGCTTCCACATTTTGGTGGAAATTTTGGGAAGTTGTAAACAATTTGCCATACTCTGGGATTTTCTCATAGAAATGAGAGGGTCTTGTCATTATGAAATCAACAGTGAAATTTTCTGGCTCATTTTCAGGGCATATAGCCAAGCTAATTTACCCGATGGTGCAATTCGGTCTTTCAATAGAATGGATGAGTTTGGAATTAAGCCAACTATTAACGATTTTGATAagcttttgttcattttatgcAAAACGAAGCACGTCAAGCAGGCTCAACAATTTTTTGATCAAGCTAAGAATCGTTTCTTGTTAACTGCTAAAACTTACAGCATTTTGATAAGTGGATGGGGTGATATTGGTGATTCAGAGAAAGCCCATGAGCTGTTTCAAGCAATGCTTGAACAAGGATGTCCAGTGGATTTGCTTGCATATAATAATTTGTTACAAGCTCTTTGCAAAGGAGGTTGTGTGGATGAAGCTAAAACTATTTTTCATGATATGTTGTCAAAAAGAGTTGAGCCAGATGCTTTTACTTATTCAATATTCATTCACTCATACTGTGATGCAGATGATGTGCAATCAGCTCTCAGGGTTCTTGATAAAATGAGAAGGTACAACATTTTGCCTAATGTATTTACATACAATTGTATTATAAAACGACTTTGTAAGAATGAACATGTGGAAGAAGCTTATCTGTTGTTGGATGAAATGATTTCAAGAGGAGTAAGACCCGACACTTGGAGTTATAATGCAATACAAGCTTACCATTGTGATCATTGTGAGGTCAATAGAGCCATAAGGTTAATGTTTAGAATGGAAAAAGACAACTGTCTTCCTGATCGCCATACCTATAACATGGTGCTCAAATTGCTGATTAGGATAGGAAGGTTTGATAAGGTAACTAAAGTTTGGGGGAACATGGGggacaaaaagttttatccttcTGTCTCAACATATTCTGTCATGATCCATGGTTTTTGTAAGAAGAAGGGAAAGCTAGAGGAGGCATGTAAGTATTTTGAAATGATGATTGATGAAGGAATACCACCATATGTTACTACTGTTGAGATGCTGAGGAATCAGCTCTTGGGTTTAGGGTTTTTAGATCACATTGAAATACTGGCTGCTAAAATGAGGCAAAGCACTTCCTATGCAATTCAAGAATTGGCAAATATTATGATTGGCAATAGAACAACTCATAATACTTTGAGACGCGATGAGATGGACATAGAAAGTGACTGA